The Nitrospirae bacterium YQR-1 genome has a segment encoding these proteins:
- a CDS encoding NAD(P)-dependent oxidoreductase, translated as MKILVTGSAGFVGGYLVEELLNHGHEVTGIDNYSKYGRVQKSYDNNPAYRFVEGDVKDVDLMKELASDCNQVVAIAAIIGGISMFHELAYDLIAENERITASTFDAALWAFKNKKLRKINVLSSSMVFESTGTYPTPEGEQLKCPPPLSTYGFQKLACEYFAKGAHEQYGLPYTIIRPFNAVGIGEKRAKVEKEILSGNVRLAMSHVVPDLVQKVLKGQNPLHILGSGNQIRHYTYAGDLARGIRICIESEKSINDDFNISTAESTTVIELAEMIWNKINAGIPFKYISDEPFQYDVQKRVPNVEKAKRILGFEAATTLSESLDEVIPWIGEQIKIGGI; from the coding sequence ATGAAGATACTAGTTACCGGCTCGGCAGGGTTTGTCGGAGGTTATTTGGTTGAGGAGCTGCTTAATCACGGACATGAGGTTACAGGGATAGATAATTATTCCAAATACGGCAGAGTTCAAAAGAGTTATGACAATAATCCCGCCTACCGGTTTGTAGAGGGTGATGTTAAAGATGTGGATTTAATGAAGGAGCTGGCCTCAGATTGCAATCAGGTGGTGGCAATAGCGGCAATAATCGGGGGCATCTCGATGTTTCACGAGCTTGCTTACGACCTGATAGCTGAAAACGAAAGAATCACGGCATCAACATTTGATGCCGCCCTGTGGGCATTTAAAAACAAGAAACTGCGTAAGATAAATGTCCTTTCCTCTTCAATGGTTTTTGAAAGTACCGGCACTTATCCAACCCCGGAGGGTGAGCAGTTGAAGTGTCCGCCACCGCTTTCCACGTACGGGTTTCAAAAACTTGCCTGTGAGTACTTTGCGAAAGGTGCACATGAGCAGTACGGTTTGCCCTACACAATAATAAGACCCTTTAATGCCGTGGGAATAGGTGAAAAAAGGGCAAAGGTGGAAAAAGAAATTCTTTCGGGAAATGTCCGGCTTGCTATGAGCCACGTTGTTCCTGATCTGGTACAAAAAGTATTAAAGGGACAGAACCCTCTTCATATACTGGGAAGCGGAAATCAAATTCGCCACTACACATATGCAGGCGACCTTGCCAGAGGAATCCGTATCTGTATAGAAAGTGAAAAATCCATAAACGATGACTTTAATATATCCACCGCAGAGTCAACCACGGTAATCGAGCTAGCCGAAATGATCTGGAATAAGATAAACGCCGGTATCCCGTTTAAATACATATCTGATGAGCCGTTTCAGTACGACGTGCAAAAACGTGTGCCAAATGTTGAAAAGGCAAAGCGCATTTTAGGATTTGAGGCGGCAACAACTCTGAGTGAGTCTCTCGATGAGGTGATTCCATGGATAGGTGAGCAGATAAAAATCGGCGGTATTTAA